In Oryza sativa Japonica Group chromosome 11, ASM3414082v1, the following are encoded in one genomic region:
- the LOC107275920 gene encoding LOW QUALITY PROTEIN: wall-associated receptor kinase 2-like (The sequence of the model RefSeq protein was modified relative to this genomic sequence to represent the inferred CDS: deleted 1 base in 1 codon; substituted 1 base at 1 genomic stop codon), with product MAVKKHNVAMQLQVVVLWLVGVALFSVMASSAPAAVAAAPPPAECPSKCGDVDIPFPFGVGDDCAWPGPDDFNVTCNHSFTPPRPYYSNMEMKDISLPKGEMRVYTSVLQNCFDLSNTSSSSESDVGSPWLDLAGTPFLVSPERNEFTATGCDTLGMMYGREDGSYLTGCVTTCASLDAAANDGDHCAGLGCCQIQSIPTNLTLLRIVLSANITDRKIAAWNPCRYAFITDRDGQFRYNFSRKDLGRSGNKIFANRDGEMVVPTELDWAIRGTNRSCSVCVSDQSDCANATNGDGYLCKCSEGYDGNPYLKGNGGCTDIDECKEPDRCSTGSRCHNTEGYYYCKCRFPRRGDGKVNGKGCHLPKYIVPTLATVCSVISLTVLVCLYKRRKRRMFANNNGGRLLKDMNIVLITEKDLNKMTKNRSTKILGEGSFGKVYMETHKNQPVAVKYSKGKRKLAQTTHGKDIKCMNKNMFQNAFCWSKVPSSPEEDSSSRVSGPELVDELRVQSLIQHENVVSLVGCYIETEEPTLILEFIPNGSLEKMLHGDDRRPLSLXLQRLDIAIGSAKALSYMHSSSLMHGDVKPANILLDDNLNPKVSDFGSSELILKFKHVCVDKNYVDPVCILTNKYTMESDVYSYGVVLLELITRKRAKYDDERSIRVEFVNQYKDNNERRKMYDQDMLSSTDSLYPYCMECLDRMAAVAVRCLKNKVDKRPTMAEVVEELKQLREQISTRMS from the exons ATGGCGGTGAAGAAACACAACGTCGCCATGCAATTACAAGTGGTAGTACTGTGGCTTGTAGGAGTAGCATTATTTTCTGTGATGGCGTCGTCCGCTCCGGCGGCCGTAGCGGCAGCACCGCCGCCCGCGGAGTGCCCGAGCAAGTGCGGCGACGTCGACATCCCCTTCCCcttcggcgtcggcgacgactGCGCATGGCCGGGTCCAGATGACTTCAACGTCACATGCAACCATAGCTTTACCCCTCCCAGACCCTACTACAGCAACATGGAGATGAAGGACATCTCGCTGCCGAAGGGGGAGATGCGCGTCTACACTTCCGTGCTGCAAAACTGCTTCGACTTGTCCAACACCAGCAGCAGCTCCGAGTCCGACGTAGGCTCGCCATGGCTCGACCTCGCCGGGACGCCGTTCCTTGTGTCGCCGGAGAGGAATGAGTTCACGGCCACCGGGTGCGACACGCTGGGGATGATGTACGGCAGGGAGGACGGGAGCTACTTGACCGGCTGCGTCACGACGTGCGCGAGCTTGGATGCCGCCGCCAACGACGGTGACCACTGCGCGGGGCTGGGTTGCTGCCAGATCCAGTCCATCCCTACAAACCTTACCTTGCTAAGGATTGTGCTGTCGGCCAACATCACCGACAGGAAGATTGCTGCGTGGAACCCATGCCGCTACGCCTTTATAACCGACCGAGACGG GCAATTCAGGTACAATTTTAGCCGGAAGGATTTGGGTCGCTCAGGCAACAAGATATTTGCAAACCGGGACGGCGAGATGGTCGTCCCTACGGAGCTTGACTGGGCCATCAGGGGAACAAATAGGTCATGCTCTGTCTGCGTCAGCGACCAAAGCGACTGCGCCAATGCCACTAACGGAGACGGGTATCTCTGCAAGTGCTCCGAGGGATACGACGGCAATCCCTATCTCAAAGGCAATGGCGGATGCACAG ATATTGACGAATGCAAGGAACCAGATCGTTGTTCTACTGGCAGCAGATGCCATAACACAGAGGGTTATTATTATTGCAAATGCCGTTTTCCACGTAGAGGGGATGGCAAAGTTAATGGCAAAGGATGCCACCTTCCCAAATATATAGTCCCGACGCTTG cgaCGGTGTGCTCTGTGATTTCTCTTACGGTCCTTGTGTGCTTGTATAAGAGACGGAAGAGAAGAATGTTTGCCAACAACAATGGTGGCCGGCTGCTCAAGGATATGAACATCGTCCTCATTACGGAGAAAGACCTAAACAAGATGACAAAGAATAGGAGCACCAAGATCCTCGGAGAGGGTTCCTTCGGCAAGGTCTACATGGAAACCCACAAGAACCAGCCGGTTGCCGTGAAGTACTCCAAGGGAAAGCGCAAGCTGGCACAGACGACGCATGGCAAAGACATCAAGTGCATGAACAAGAACATGTTCCAAAACGCCTTTTGTTGGTCCAAAGTTCCATCCTCGCCGGAAGAAGATTCGTCGTCACGAGTGTCCGGCCCGGAGTTAGTGGACGAGCTAAGGGTCCAGTCACTAATCCAGCACGAAAACGTGGTCAGTCTCGTTGGATGCTACATAGAGACGGAGGAACCCACGTTAATCCTTGAGTTTATCCCAAACGGGAGCCTCGAGAAAATGCTTCATGGAGATGACCGGCGCCCCCTCTCGCTA TAATTGCAGCGCCTTGACATCGCCATCGGCTCTGCGAAGGCTCTTTCCTACATGCACTCCTCTAGCCTTATGCATGGAGATGTCAAGCCAGCCAACATCCTCCTTGATGACAACCTGAACCCTAAGGTCTCTGACTTTGGGTCATCTGAGCTCATATTGAAATTCAAGCACGTGTGTGTTGACAAGAACTATGTCGATCCTGTGTGCATACTGACGAACAAGTATACTATGGAGAGCGATGTCTACAGCTATGGGGTCGTGCTCCTGGAGCTCATCACCCGGAAAAGGGCCAAGTACGACGATGAAAGAAGCATCCGAGTAGAATTTGTGAACCAGTACAAAGACAACAACGAAAGGAGGAAGATGTATGACCAAGACATGTTGTCGTCTACGGATTCCCTATATCCTTACTGCATGGAGTGCCTTGACAGGATGGCGGCCGTCGCGGTCCGGTGTCTGAAAAACAAGGTGGACAAGAGACCGACCATGGCGGAGGTCGTCGAGGAGCTTAAGCAGCTGAGAGAGCAAATAAGCACGCGTATGTCCTAG